The Polypterus senegalus isolate Bchr_013 chromosome 1, ASM1683550v1, whole genome shotgun sequence genome includes a window with the following:
- the LOC120537271 gene encoding carboxypeptidase N subunit 2-like, translating to MFQESKNRRLQYAHPLLPSVTLLKLMSTLKMRRHHCKFLNLLSITLYILCYTELGLGNDDDVPENTMENQGIYNSLNVTEIPETLKPLLTEVYFIQTGITNIRAGAFRNNLNLTKIHFVSNPINSVDVRAFEGLSIITDIAISGSHLTFLPVGVFSDTKNLKILSLKSNQLQRLDKGLFDGLTNLTHLQLHTNNLTQLPEGLFDDLEHLTLLSLAKNRIRTISRELFNKLAKLKKLRLYENELEDLPDGLFKDMPGLTEILLHSNRIRALPAHSFSYNNMLEKIQLEKNSLTELPHGIFFHLPNLKTLMLHSNQLVQLPSALFGQMPKLTELRLNQNNLSALPPGIFNNLTSLKKLFLSNNKLTGLHTESFTGLPQLTELYLQENNLKSLSSEIFKGIPKLKILNLANNHLTTVPADLFNSLSQVNRIFIEGNPWSCECNLIGLLTWIQNRKFSSPATCESPFILQGNLLTSITADQFI from the exons ATGTTTCAGGAAAGTAAAAACAGAAGACTTCAGTACGCTCACCCACTGCTACCTTCTGTGacacttttaaaattaatgagCACCTTGAAAATGAG AAGACATCACTGTAAATTCTTGAACCTCCTGTCCATCACTCTCTACATTCTGTGCTATACTGAACTTGGACTTGGGAATGATGATGATGTTCCTGAAAACACAATGGAAAACCAGGGCATATACAATTCTCTTAATGTTACAGAAATTCCAGAAACCCTCAAGCCACTCCTGACAGAAGTCTACTTTATTCAGACAGGTATCACAAACATCAGAGCTGGTGCCTTCAGGAACAATTTGAATCTTACAAAAATCCACTTTGTCAGCAATCCAATAAATTCTGTGGATGTGAGGGCATTCGAAGGTCTCAGCATTATCACTGACATTGCCATTTCAGGCTCTCACCTGACGTTCCTACCAGTGGGGGTATTCAGTGACACGAAAAACCTCAAaatcctcagtttaaaaagcaaTCAGTTACAGAGGCTGGACAAGGGACTCTTTGATGGCCTCACTAACCTAACACATCTTCAGCTCCACACAAACAACCTCACCCAGTTGCCTGAAGGACTCTTTGATGACCTGGAACATCTTACACTTCTCAGTCTGGCTAAGAACCGCATCAGGACCATCTCCAGAGAGCTGTTCAACAAACTTGCAAAGCTGAAGAAGTTGAGACTGTACGAGAACGAACTGGAAGACCTTCCTGATGGACTGTTTAAGGACATGCCAGGGCTCACTGAAATACTTCTCCACTCCAACAGGATAAGGGCCTTGCCTGCCCATTCATTCTCATACAACAACATGCTGGAAAAGATACAACTGGAGAAGAATTCACTCACTGAATTGCCACATGGAATTTTCTTTCATCTTCCCAATTTGAAGACCCTAATGCTACACAGCAACCAGCTTGTTCAGCTTCCCAGTGCTCTTTTTGGACAGATGCCCAAATTAACTGAACTTAGACTAAACCAAAATAATCTAAGTGCTCTTCCGCCAGGTATCTTCAACAACTTAACATCTCTGAAAAAACTCTTTTTGTCCAATAATAAACTTACAGGACTACACACTGAAAGTTTTACAGGTCTTCCTCAACTCACTGAACTTTATTTGCAGGAAAACAACCTGAAAAGTCTAAGCAGTGAAATCTTCAAAGGCATTCCCAAGCTAAAGATCCTTAATCTGGCAAACAATCACCTGACTACTGTTCCAGCTGATTTATTTAACTCCCTTTCACAGGTCAACAGAATTTTCATCGAGGGTAATCCATGGAGTTGTGAATGTAACTTAATTGGACTACTCACATGGATACAAAATAGAAAGTTCTCCTCACCTGCAACCTGTGAAAGTCCGTTCATCCTCCAAGGAAATTTGCTCACCTCCATAACTGCGGACCAATTTATTtaa